From a single Rutidosis leptorrhynchoides isolate AG116_Rl617_1_P2 chromosome 5, CSIRO_AGI_Rlap_v1, whole genome shotgun sequence genomic region:
- the LOC139847881 gene encoding uncharacterized protein yields MAGQEDTFNSQLNKTQTVWNQELERGKSQIDLLQTKLVEVNSCMHESSNDAKKELDLLWRRVKTTTTLLTYLESKARIITIPQLALTSCGIKQSDAEGFIDRTGTPMSNWSGNVNLSNFESREVEKMIAINSQLGVVDEQDGSYMGEILSSVQTVTDVMESLVKRVLVAESESSNAKQKVSLGQEEIKKKTIQIETMSEKLDEMDRFALGTNCILNEMRQRVEDLVEETSRQRQRAAENEQELTRVKQDFESLKSYVSSLISVRETLVSSEKQFQTIERLFERLVVKTTQLESEKMQKEAEVQKLMDENMKLSARLDKKEAQLLAMNEQCKVMALSAANI; encoded by the exons aTGGCGGGTCAGGAAGATACCTTTAACTCTCAACTAAACAAAACACAAACAGTTTGGAACCAGGAATTGGAGCGAGGAAAGTCTCAAATTGACTTATTACAAACAAAACTCGTTGAAGTCAATTCATGTATGCATGAATCAAGTAACGATGCCAAAAAGGAATTGGATCTTCTTTGGCGAAGAGTAAAAACGACAACAACGTTGTTGACGTATTTGGAATCAAAAGCAAGAATAATTACAATTCCTCAGTTAGCCTTAACATCATGTGGCATTAAACAATCAGATGCTGAAGGTTTCATTGATCGAACTGGCACACCTATGTCTAATTGGTCTGGAAATGTTAATCTTTCCAACTTTGAATCTCGTGAGGTTGAAAAAATGATTGCAATTAATAGTCAATTAGGTGTTGTTGATGAACAAGACGGGAGTTATATGGGTGAAATACTGAGTAGTGTACAAACGGTTACCGATGTAATGGAATCTTTAGTGAAGAGGGTATTAGTGGCTGAATCTGAAAGTAGTAATGCGAAACAGAAAGTAAGTTTAGGTCAAGAAGAGATTAAAAAGAAGACGATTCAGATTGAAACCATGTCTGAAAAATTAGATGAAATGGATCGTTTTGCATTGGGTACAAACTGTATTTTGAATGAAATGAGACAAAGGGTTGAGGATTTAGTTGAAGAAACTTCTAGACAAAGGCAACGGGCTGCTGAAAATGAACAGGAGCTTACTCGAGTTAAACAAGATTTTGAATCGTTAAAATCTTATGTTAGTAGTCTTATAAGTGTTAGAGAAACACTTGTTTCTTCGGAGAAGCAGTTTCAGACCATCGAGAGGCTTTTTGAACG GTTAGTTGTGAAGACAACGCAGTTGGAGAGTGAAAAGATGCAGAAAGAGGCAGAAGTGCAGAAACTTATGGATGAAAACATGAAATTAAGTGCTCGTCTTGATAAGAAAGAGGCTCAATTGTTGGCCATGAATGAACAATGCAAGGTAATGGCACTTAGTGCTGCAAACATCTAA